One window from the genome of Danaus plexippus chromosome 24, MEX_DaPlex, whole genome shotgun sequence encodes:
- the LOC116775959 gene encoding latrophilin Cirl isoform X3, with translation MTGKHEEPLEKAKSTKRKSLLDLKSLLEDRGGTARSKNVYTFSNNNLDIKYSVTSCDSNMGCRISRLTTFMCLVFVAIFVDTRLLAEARSSEPRYETAYACEGKTLKIGCSEGSVIHLIRANYGRFSITICNDHGNTDWSVNCMSTRSLRVLHSRCSMHQNCSILASTNMFGDPCPNTLKYLEAHYQCVPASTTSTTTRPSPPWLITSQPTVWRSTAPPVPKSPVLTQQEKKKPTVITPPTFRPHITLPPEVQLGNVGTKKPTTRQPDSSSEKEPPQTVEKIPEVIEETKVEEPEIPKEEKPKEKDEEISAVTDEVVHWAPDSDSTSSVHIPPKENRPSEPDVIDEFDKTFSTISTPIGRRAYCPQTNARGLHWNWTLAGSYAVQPCPGGATGLARWKCTLTSHIEEERPKRPRPGLQSGENYHDLGLDPPSDRQMQLIRRLGSEALLKGRDGDSPEHMIDYRGSASPSDQQDNVDIVSNNDLMYSSGSPSWHGHAPDLSECRSVWLNSLEARVREGESLLSISNDLAQVTSSKTLYGGDMMTTTSIMKKLAQRMSQNVQTFPDPRQKEAIVTDMLLGVIKTGSNLLEESQRASWSDLSADAQNRVASALLTQLEENAFLLADAVTKEKTILQIVKNICLSVRILEVKNVEDETFPSAIAQEQWKASEDTITIPKLALLDNHPIDLVRIVFFAFDRLEEILPPTFGKSPQFAAYSTDGTTSINSEKEKKNVTRVLNSKVISASLGNGRHIQLSQMVRLTMKHLKIENVTNPVCVFWDYTLHGWSSEGCHVEWSNTTHTGCACSHLTNFAVLMDVRGVVPLSHELPLRLITMVGCGVSSVALIAAIAVFHCVRNMKSERVLIHKHLCFCLLAGELVLMLGLESTSHRVLCGLVAGALHYFFLAAFAWMFLEGFHLYAMLVEVFEPERPRIFWYYTGAYLSPAVIVLVSASIYPTGYGTQHHCWLTTDRMLIMSFVGPVIVVLVANWICLGMVINRMCRHTNVSIKSKDNSNLYKFKVWLKSSIMLAVILGLTWTFGLLYLNEQTTIFAYVFTILNSLQGLFIFIFHCLKNETFRSQCGRVCRRHPWLSRCFQLEPTSHDTRQGSLKSRRYQPDDDALDPRDVTNSASTSVSASMTNNLVINNLNVVVNNNNHNNNNVINNSSVATLAAAAAAHSYHRNRRNSQENQSFGPSTSFGPTLNASSNFPHNLPDREPSAPMTHLRNPLNHGSGRYPQGYRQNVQQEHLF, from the exons AACCACGGTACGAGACAGCTTATGCCTGTGAGGGTAAGACTCTAAAGATCGGATGCAGTGAGGGGTCTGTCATTCACCTCATCAGAGCCAATTATGGAAGATTCTCCATCACCATTTGCAACGACCATGGCAACACTGACTGGAGTGTCAACTGTATGAGTACGAGGAGTTTACGGGTTTTACATAGCAG ATGCAGTATGCACCAAAACTGTAGTATATTAGCCAGCACAAATATGTTCGGAGACCCGTGTCCGAACACACTCAAATATTTGGAAGCTCACTACCAATGCGTACCAG CTTCCACAACAAGTACGACTACAAGGCCATCACCACCTTGGTTGATTACATCACAACCAACAGTATGGCGGTCAACAGCCCCACCAGTGCCTAAGAGTCCAGTGCTAACCCAACAAGAGAAGAAGAAACCCACGGTTATAACACCACCAACATTCAGACCTCATATAACATTACCACCAGAAGTTCAACTCGGAAATGTCGGAActaag AAACCAACTACGCGACAACCGGATTCATCATCAGAAAAGGAACCTCCCCAAACCGTAGAGAAAATACCAGAAGTCATCGAAGAGACCAAAGTCGAGGAACCAGAGATTCCCAAAGAAGAAAAGCCGAAAGAAAAAGATgaagaaatat CTGCAGTTACCGACGAAGTAGTACACTGGGCCCCTGATTCTGACTCCACGTCATCAGTACACATTCCTCCTAAAGAGAACCGCCCATCGGAACCTGATGTGATCGACGAATTCGACAAAACATTCT CTACCATCTCGACCCCAATAGGCAGACGTGCCTATTGTCCGCAAACCAATGCGCGAGGGTTGCATTGGAACTGGACCTTAGCCGGATCCTACGCTGTACAACCCTGTCCTGGTGGAGCAACTGGTTTAGCTAGATGGAA ATGCACACTGACATCCCACATCGAGGAAGAACGCCCAAAACGCCCTCGCCCAGGTCTTCAATCAGGAGAAAATTACCACGATCTGGGTCTAGACCCTCCTAGTGACAGACAGATGCAACTTATAAGGAGATTAGGATCGGAAGCTTTGTTAAaag GTCGTGACGGTGACAGTCCAGAACATATGATAGACTATCGAGGGTCAGCCAGTCCGTCAGATCAGCAAGATAATGTTGACATCGTATCGAATAACGATTTAATGTACT CATCCGGCTCTCCCAGTTGGCACGGCCACGCTCCTGATCTATCTGAATGTCGCTCCGTGTGGCTCAACAGTCTTGAGGCTAGGGTCCGAGAGGGAGAATCTCTACTAAGTATCAGCAACGACCTAGCACAG GTGACGTcatcaaaaactttatatgGCGGTGACATGATGACAACTACTAGCATAATGAAGAAGCTTGCCCAGCGTATGTCCCAGAACGTACAGACATTCCCCGATCCAAGGCAAAAGGAAGCTATTGTTACTGATATGCTGCTCGGAGTTATTAAAACCG gTTCAAATCTTCTAGAAGAAAGTCAAAGAGCGTCCTGGTCGGACTTGAGTGCGGATGCTCAGAATAGAGTTGCAAGCGCTCTATTGACTCAATTGGAAGAAAATGCATTTCTACTTGCCGATGCTGTTACAAAAGAGAAGACTATATTGCAAATTGTCAAAAACATTT GTCTTTCGGTGAGAATACTTGAAGTCAAGAATGTAGAAGATGAGACGTTCCCGTCAGCGATAGCTCAGGAACAATGGAAGGCTTCAGAGGACACTATCACCATACCCAAACTTGCGTTACTTG ACAACCATCCCATAGACCTGGTCCGTATAGTGTTCTTCGCGTTTGATCGTCTAGAAGAGATTCTTCCTCCAACGTTTGGGAAGAGTCCACAGTTCGCAGCTTACTCCACAGATGGCACCACAAGCATTAACTCAGaaaaggaaaagaaaaatgtCACACGAGTTTTAAACTCTAAG gtgATCTCAGCCAGCCTCGGGAATGGCAGACACATACAGCTGTCCCAGATGGTGCGATTGACAATGAAGCATTTGAAAATTGAGAATGTTACAAATCCCGTCTGTGTATTTTGGGACTACACATTACA CGGTTGGTCATCCGAGGGTTGTCACGTCGAATGGTCGAATACCACTCACACAGGCTGTGCTTGTTCTCATCTCACCAACTTCGCGGTCCTTATGGACGTTCGAGGAGTGGTACCGCTCTCTCACGAGCTACCACTCAGGTTGATTACGATGGTAGGTTGTGGGGTGTCATCTGTGGCGCTGATCGCGGCTATAGCTGTCTTCCACTGCGTCAGGAATATGAAG tCGGAGCGTGTGTTGATTCACAAACACCTGTGCTTTTGCCTGTTGGCTGGTGAACTGGTGCTGATGCTGGGTCTTGAATCTACATCTCACAGAGTTCTCTGTGGACTGGTCGCTGGCGCACTTCACTACTTCTTTTTGGCAGCTTTCGCTTGGATGTTCCTAGAAG GCTTCCACCTCTACGCGATGTTGGTAGAAGTCTTTGAGCCAGAGAGGCCTCGTATATTTTGGTACTATACGGGGGCATACTTGTCCCCGGCCGTCATAGTACTTGTGTCGGCCTCAATTTACCCCACAGGGTACGGAACCCAACATCACTGCTGGTTAACGACTGATAGAATGTTGATAATGAGCTTCGTGGGACCCGTCATCGTCGTGCTTGTG gCGAATTGGATCTGTCTAGGGATGGTCATCAACAGGATGTGTCGCCACACTAATGTATCCATCAAATCAAAAGACAACTCTAATTTATACAAGTTCAA GGTGTGGCTTAAAAGCTCGATAATGTTGGCCGTGATCCTCGGTTTGACTTGGACTTTCGGCTTACTGTATCTCAACGAGCAGACTACTATATTCGCGTACGTGTTCACGATACTGAACTCCCTCCAAGGACTCTTCATATTCATATTCCACTGTCTGAAGAATGAAACT TTCCGGTCTCAGTGCGGGCGAGTGTGTCGTCGTCACCCGTGGCTGTCTCGATGCTTCCAGCTAGAACCAACTTCTCACGACACGAGGCAGGGCTCACTCAAAAGTCGTCGCTACCAACCCGACGATGACGCGCTGGACCCGAGAGATGTCACG AACTCAGCGAGCACTTCAGTGTCAGCGTCGATGACGAACAATCTCGTGATCAACAATCTTAACGTAGTCGTCAACAACAACAAtcacaacaacaacaacgtCATCAACAATTCTTCCGTTGCCACGCTAGCCGCAGCCGCCGCTGCCCATTCCTACCACAGAAACCGTAGAAATTCCCAAGAGAACCAAAGTTTCGGTCCATCCACTAGTTTCGGGCCAACACTCAACGCTTCTTCCAATTTCCCACACAACCTTCCCGATAGGGAACCTTCGGCTCCCATGACCCATCTCCGGAATCCCTTAAACCACGGCAGCGGCAGATACCCTCAAGGATACAGACAGAACGTCCAACAAG AACACCTCTTCTAA